The stretch of DNA CTGCCAGCGCGAGGTCTTCCGCCTGCTGGCCGCCCGCGGCTGCACCTACGCCGTCAAGGTCGGCTACTGGAGCTGGCTGCCCCTCAAGCAACTGGCTGCGGCCCGCCAGCGCTGGGAGCCGCTCGCGCCCGGCGTCACGGGGTTCATGACCGACCTGCCGATCCCGCAGTGGAACCTCCAGCTGCGGGTGATGCTCTATCGCAAGCATGTGCAGCACGAGACCCCCAAGAACTTCCAGCTCGATCTCTTCACCCCGGACGACGGGCACTTCGAGTACTACGCCGTCGCCACGAACATGGCCCTCGGCCTGCCGGCCCTGTACGCCTTCGTCTGCGGGCGGGGCGCTCAGGAGAAGACCTTCGGGGAGCTCAAGGGCGAGTTCGCCCTCGACGTCGTGCCCACGCGCCACTACGGGGCCAACAGCGCCTGGCAGCAACTGAGCGTCCTCGCCCACAACGTCGCCCGGAGCTTCCAACTCGACACCCTCGCGGAACCCAAGCCCCGCTCGCGCAAGCGCACCTATGCCTACCTGCTCCGCAGCATGCGGACGCTACGCTTCCTGCTCATCGCGCGGGCCGGCCGCCTCACGCGCATCGACGGGCGCAACGTCCTGCGCCTGGCGGCCAACCCCGCCACCGAACAGCTCTATGCGAAAGTGGCCCATGCTCTGGCAGCCTGACTTATTTTCGGATTGGGG from Candidatus Methylomirabilota bacterium encodes:
- a CDS encoding IS1380 family transposase, with translation MVKRDLAIEFVPQQLTSFGGLELLRRYVQRLALPARLRRACAALGGDYSGASLSLLVLALLYAGARRLEHLRYLAGDPLITRFCGLAQVPTPRTVSNWLQRFTQEHLRPLVQLNHDLVTEAIARLKLPRLTIDVDGTVIRTGATVAWAFRGFNPHHRKDPSYYPLVAHLAQTGHILRLKNRPGNVHDSKQAVAFLRELIESLRGRFGQGLPLEFRMDAAFCQREVFRLLAARGCTYAVKVGYWSWLPLKQLAAARQRWEPLAPGVTGFMTDLPIPQWNLQLRVMLYRKHVQHETPKNFQLDLFTPDDGHFEYYAVATNMALGLPALYAFVCGRGAQEKTFGELKGEFALDVVPTRHYGANSAWQQLSVLAHNVARSFQLDTLAEPKPRSRKRTYAYLLRSMRTLRFLLIARAGRLTRIDGRNVLRLAANPATEQLYAKVAHALAA